In Anthocerotibacter panamensis C109, the sequence GTCGGCGTCTGTAGCGGTCTCGCCTGGACGCCCTATGGGGGCTGTACGCTCCAAATTGAGGTCAATGTGATGCCGGGACAGGGCAAGCTCCAGTTAACCGGCCAGTTGGGGGAGGTTATGAAAGAATCCGCCCAAGCGGCATTTAGCTACATCCGCGCCCACTGCGATGAATTGGGGATCCCGACCCATTTCCCTAAGGAAGTTGACGTCCATATCCATATTCCCGAAGGAGCGACGCCCAAAGACGGCCCCTCGGCGGGCATTGCCATGGCTACAGCAATGGTATCGGCGCTCACAGGTCGCCCGGTTCGCCATGAAATCGCGATGACTGGAGAGATCACTCTTAGAGGCAGCGTCCTTGCCATTGGAGGGCTCAAAGAAAAGAGCCTCGCTGCCTACCGCAGTGGCCTCAAGAAGGTTTTCCTGCCCAAATCCAACCAGCGCGACCTAGCCGACCTCCCGCGGGAAGTCGCACAAAGCGTTGTTTTTATCCCTGTTGAGCACCTTTCGGAGGTCTTGGCCCTGGCTCTAGAGCGACCAGGTTAAATTTTTTCTCCCTGGGCTGTGTTTTGTTACGACTCGGTGTATTTTGGCTAAGGAGAGGCGCGGACAATCCCGGTTCTCGCTTCTGTTCTGTAGGGGTATCGCCATGCAAGATGTCATCGGTAAAGTGATCGCGGAATACGACACCAAGGGCAAGTATTTGGATGCGGCGGCCCTCGACCTGCTGCGCTCCTATTTTGACAGCGGCGACTTGCGGCTCAAGGCGGCACAGGCCATCACAGCCAATGCCGAAGTCATTGTCCGGGCAGCCTCGGCTAAGGCCCTCCACTACACGCCGGTCACCAAACCTGGCGGCAATATGTACTACGCTCGCCGCTACGCTTCTTGCATCCGCGACCTAGACTACTTCCTGCGCTATGCGACCTATGCGATGCTGGCGGACAATACCACCCTGTTGGATGAATACGTCCTCAAGGGTTTGACCGAGACCTATCGCGCTCTGGGCGTTCCTCTGGATATCAGCGTGCGGGCTATCAATGCCCTCAAAGAAGTCGTGGCGGGTCAGGTTGGCCCTAAGGCGGGCCAGGAGATGGCTAAGTACTTCGATCACTTGGCAAAGGGCCTGGGCTAGGCGCGAATCTCGAACCCCATTAGCCGGTGTAGTCAATGGATATAAAGCGACGTACGGTAGTGGCGGCCCTCGCGGCCCTACCGCTCATTCCTCGTAGCCTCGCTGCGGGTGAGCGCCTCCATGTGGCCTTTATCGCTGATACAGGGACCGGCAGCAAGGGGCAGTATGCCG encodes:
- a CDS encoding allophycocyanin subunit beta — protein: MQDVIGKVIAEYDTKGKYLDAAALDLLRSYFDSGDLRLKAAQAITANAEVIVRAASAKALHYTPVTKPGGNMYYARRYASCIRDLDYFLRYATYAMLADNTTLLDEYVLKGLTETYRALGVPLDISVRAINALKEVVAGQVGPKAGQEMAKYFDHLAKGLG